One window of Mixophyes fleayi isolate aMixFle1 chromosome 3, aMixFle1.hap1, whole genome shotgun sequence genomic DNA carries:
- the CLDN1 gene encoding claudin-1, which yields MANSGLQMLGFALACIGWIGFIVAVAIPQWKMSSFSGDAIITAQVTYEGLWMSCVMQSTGQMQCKSYDSLLKLPSSLQATRALMICGILLGFFAACIAAVGMKCLTCLQDDEVKKAKVGIVGGVLFIIAGLCALIATAWYGNQIAREFYNSFTPTNAKYEFGPALFIGWAAAALAILGGALLCCSCPRRETSYPPPRAYNKNAPSTGKDYV from the exons ATGGCCAATTCAGGCTTACAAATGCTAGGATTTGCCTTGGCTTGCATAGGGTGGATTGGGTTTATAGTGGCAGTAGCTATTCCCCAATGGAAGATGTCCTCTTTTTCCGGAGATGCCATCATCACAGCGCAAGTGACCTATGAAGGACTGTGGATGTCCTGTGTCATGCAGAGCACAGGACAGATGCAATGCAAATCTTATGATTCTTTGCTGAAGTTGCCAA GCAGTTTGCAGGCCACAAGAGCACTGATGATCTGTGGGATTCTGCTGGGCTTCTTTGCAGCTTGCATTGCTGCAGTGGGGATGAAATGCTTAACTTGTCTTCAGGATGATGAAGTGAAGAAAGCCAAGGTTGGAATCGTCGGTGGTGTCCTCTTCATTATTGCTG GGCTCTGTGCTCTTATTGCAACAGCCTGGTATGGAAATCAAATCGCCAGGGAATTCTACAATTCATTTACCCCAACCAACGCCAA GTATGAGTTCGGTCCAGCTTTATTTATTGGTTGGGCTGCTGCTGCATTGGCAATCTTAGGAGGGGCTTTGCTCTGCTGTTCCTGTCCCAGAAGAGAAACATCGTACCCACCACCACGGGCCTACAACAAAAACGCACCTTCTACAGGAAAAGACTATGTGTAA